ATGTTTTTCCGCATAGTGAAATTTTGCTTATTAAACAAAAAAGCCTCCCCTGAGGGAGGCTTAGGCGCTACTTTTCGTTTCTTTTCTTACGCGCAAAGCCCCCCTGAGTTCAGGCGCTAAAGTAAAAAAAGAAACGGAAAATAGCAGTATGCATACTTGCGTAACCTTGTCGTTAATAAAATTGTTATATAAAAAGCAAAGCCGCTTTATTGAAAAATGAGTCACATTAAATGTCAACTACAACGCATCAACCCATAAATATCATCAGCCCACAAACGACAAGAGGGAGCCTGGCTCCCTCTTGTAACTGACTTATGCCAGCGCTGCTTTCGCTTTTTCAACCAGTGCGCTGAACGCGACTTTGTCGAATACGGCGATATCAGCCAGGATCTTACGGTCAATTTCAACAGAAGCTTTTTTCAAGCCATTGATGAATTTGCTGTAAGATAAGCCATTCTGACGGGCTGCTGCGTTGATACGTGCAATCCACAACTGACGGAATTGACGTTTACGTTGACGACGGTCGCGGTAAGCGTATTGACCAGCTTTGATTACTGCCTGGAAGGCAACACGATAAACGCGCGAACGGGCACCATAGTAACCTTTCGCTTGTTTCAGTATTTTTTTGTGACGTGCGCGAGCAACCACACCACGTTTTACGCGAGCCATATGCTCTCTCCTAAAGTCTTATTCTAAATTTAAAAAGGTTACTTATGCGTAAGGCAGACATGCAACGACCAGACCCAGATCTCCTTTGGAGACCATGCCTTTCGGACGAAGATGGCGTTTACGTTTAGTCGATTTTTTAGTCAGAATATGACGCAGGTTAGCATGCTTACGCTTAAAACCACCTTTGGCGGTTTTTTTGAAGCGTTTAGCGGCACCACGTACTGTTTTGATCTTTGGCATGTTAATTTCCACTTCGCATTGTTAATTACAACGAATCAGATTAAGGCGAACAAAACCCGCACAGCGCAAGCGCGGCGCGGGTTTTATTACTTGAATGCCTTACTGTTTCTTCTTAGGTGCGAGCACCATGATCATCTGACGGCCTTCAATCTTCGATGGGAAAGATTCAACCACTGCCAGTTCACTCAGATCGTCACGTACGCGGTTAAGCATTTCGATGCCAATCTGTTGGTGCGCCATTTCACGTCCGCGGAAACGCAGCGTGATTTTGGCTTTATCGCCGTCTTCCAGAAAGCGAATCAGGTTGCGTAGTTTGACCTGATAGTCGCCATCATCGGTACCAGGCCGGAATTTTATTTCCTTGACCTGAATAACTTTTTGTTTCTTTTTCTGTTCCTTTGTAGCCTTACTCTTCTCATAGAGGAACTTGCCGTAATCCATGATTCGGCAAACCGGCGGCTCGGCGTTCGGACTGATTTCAACTAAATCAACACCTGCTTCCTCGGCTTTTTCTAATGCTTCGTTCAGACTGACAATGCCAAGCTGTTCGCCTTCGACGCCTGTTAAGCGTACCTCGTTTGCGCGAATTTCTCTGTTGATGCGATTAGGACGCGCCGGTTGAACTCGTTTTCCGCCTTTAATACCTTATTCCTCCAGTTGATGAAGACTGCGACTGCGAATCTCTTGTTGCAGCTTACTGATCACTTCATTAACGTCAATGCTTCCCAGATCTTTGCCTCGGCGGGTACGGACAGCAACTTTACCTGCCTCAACCTCTTTATCACCGCAGACCAGCATATAGGGAACACGCCGTAAAGTGTGCTCGCGGATTTTAAAGCCTATCTTCTCATTTCTCAAGTCTGCTTTTACGCGAATGCCTGCTACTTGCAGTTTTCCGGTTAATTCACTGACATAATCAGACTGGCTATCGGTGATATTCATGATCACCGCTTGTACCGGCGCCAACCAGGTCGGGAAGGAGCCGGCGAATTCTTCGGTAAGAATACCGATAAAGCGCTCCATCGAACCCAAAATGGCACGGTGAATCATTACCGGCACCTGACGTTCGTTACTTTCACCCACATAAGAAGCGTTGAGGCGACCCGGTAGCGAAAAGTCGAGTTGCACCGTACCACACTGCCAAGCACGATCCAAACAATCATGTAAGGTAAATTCAATTTTGGGCCCGTAGAACGCCCCTTCACCTGGCTGATATTCAAACGGAATACCGTTTTCTTTCAATGCGGCGGCCAAATCTTCCTCGGCACGATCCCACATTTCATCGCTGCCGATACGTTTCTCAGGACGGGTAGACAGTTTCACGGCGATTTTTTCAAAACCGAAAGTACCGTACACATCATACACCATTTTGATACAACTATTTACTTCACCACGGACTTGCTCTTCCGTACAGAAAATATGCGCATCATCCTGAGTAAAGCCACGAACTCGCATCAAACCATGCAGTGAACCCGAGGGCTCATTACGATGGCAGCTACCGAACTCGGCCATCCGCAACGGCAGATCGCGATAAGATTTCAACCCCTGATTGAAAATCTGTACATGACCCGGACAGTTCATTGGCTTAATACAATATTCACGGTTTTCTGACGATGTGGTAAACATCGCTTCTTTGTAGTTGTCCCAGTGTCCGGTTTTTTCCCACAGCACACGGTCCATCATGAACGGGCCTTTAACTTCCTGATACTGATACGCTTTCAACTTCATACGGACAAACGCTTCCAGCTCACGGAAGATAGTCCAACCGTCATTGTGCCAGAACACCATACCCGGCGCTTCTTCCTGCATATGGTAAAGATCGAGCTGCTTGCCAATCTTGCGGTGATCGCGTTTGGCGGCTTCTTCAAGGCGTTGCAAATAAGAGCCAAGCTGTTTTTTATCCGCCCAGGCAGTGCCGTATATGCGTTGCAGCATTTTGTTTTTACTGTCGCCGCGCCAGTAGGCGCCGGAGGTTTTTTGCAATTTGAAATGGTGGCAAAAACGCATGTTCGGTACGTGCGGACCACGGCACATATCGACGTATTCTTCATGATGATATAAACCTGGGCGGTCATCACGACTGATGTTTTCATCCAGAATGGCGACTTTGTAAGTCTCACCGCGAGCGGCGAACGTATCGCGCGCTTCCTGCCAACTGACTTTCTTTTTAATCACGTCATAGTCAGTTTTGGCAAGCTCGTGCATTCGCTTTTCAAGCAGATCGATATCTTCCTGCGTCAGTGTGCGATCGATATCAACATCGTAATAGAAACCGTTGTCGATGACCGGACCAATCGCCATCTTGGTATCCGGCCATAATTGTTTGATGGCGTGCCCCAGCAGGTGGGCGCAAGAGTGACGAATAATCTCCAGACCGGCTTCATCTTTAGCCGTGATAATCGCCAACCGCGCATCAGTGTCGATTTTATCGCTGGCGTCTATCAATTCACCATTAACACGTCCGGCGATACAGGCTTTTGCCAGTCCGGGACCAATATCAAGGGCAACATCAAGAGGAGAAACGGCGTGGTCGTATTGACGCTCACTTCCATCAGGAAGGGTAATAACAGGCATTATAATTCCCTTATTTGCAGTGGTGACCCGCACGAAAGATCACATGCAAAAACAATTTTCTTTAATTTCAGATAATTGCCAGTCAAATCAAACCCACAATGTCAGATCGACAAGCAAATTGGTACACCAGTTCGTTCTGATGTGCACACATTCGGCCTCAAAAGGCAGCCGGGATAATATCACTAAATAATCCAAGGATAAACGCGCCGAGGCTGCCTGGAACTGCAATTCAATCATCTAAAGGCGCCCTCTCCCGGTTCGCCATATGTCGTTATCAACGCTCAGGTATGACGTTTTTGAATGCCAGCGCGACATCATCACGATCTTGGATGTGTGTCTCATCGGCCTCATCATCCTTTTCTTTACGTGTCTCTTGCGGAACCAGCATTTTCAGCAGTTCCAACTGTTGACGCTGTTGCTCAACGATTTCACGCAACAATTTGATCTGGTCATTTGCCCGAACGCTCGCGCGGTTAATGAAAAACCAAACCATCATGACCAGCACCACCACCAGCGCGATAAAAACCATTTCTAACATGTCCACATCAACTCCACTCAAACGTTCTGTCAAACAGGACAAGCAGCGAACAGCCACTCATGGCGCCTATCTTAACACTCATTGCGCCCGAAGAGTTCGATACGCTGCTGCGGTATCTCCTTTGCGCGTCAAGGCGCAATTAACACCGTCGCTGCAATAGGAGCCATAAAAAACCTGTCGCAAGGACAGGCTGACGGTGAAGCGAACCAACATCAGAATGGATACTTGTGGTAACCCATCCGCTCAGAGATATTTCTGGCGGCGGTATGTAACATCTCAGCGTATGCGCGTTTGTTTTCCTCAGAAAAACGGATCGTTGGGAATGAAATGCTCAGGCCAGCGATGACGACGCCAAAACGATCAAAAACAGGAACCGCGATGCAACGCAACCCTTCTTCCTGTTCTTCATTATCCTCACCGTATCCCAGACCACGCACCAGATCCAACTGCGCCAACAGCGCATCAGCAGTACTCAAGGTGTGCTGAGTACTGCGGGTAAACTCGATAGTCGAGAGGATTTGCTCCACCTCATCTCTGTCGCGCCAGGCAAGCAATACTTTACCGATAGCCGTACTGTGTAACGGATTACGGCGCCCAATACGCGAATACATGCGCAGGTTGTACTTCGAATCAATCTTGTGGATATAAACGATCCCATCTTCGTCCAGCGCGCCGAGGTGTATGGTTTCCCGCGTAAGGGCGGAAAGCTCGCGCATCTGTATATCCGCGCTACGGATTAAATCGACGTTCTGCAAGGCTTTCGCGCCAAGTTCAAAGAGCTTAAGCGTCAGTGAATACTTCTCTGATTCACCTTCCTGCTCCACATAGCCCAAGGATTTCATCGTCTGCAAGAAACGGTACACCGTACTTTTTGACATCATTACACGTTGAGAAAGTTCGGTAATACCAATCTCACGCTCTTCACCCAACGCCTGCAAAATACCAAAAACCTTCAAAACGGACGACACGGAATCAGGTTGTTTATCTCGATCTGCAATAGCCATTTTTGTGGTTATCCTACTCGACTTTTCTTGTTTTAAAAAAAATAGAACAATGGTTTTAGTATAATTGGAACGCGCTGATTATGGCAATGAAGCATAGGTGATAATGTGGCGCCGCGCGATGTTACTTACCGCAGCGGCAGAAGCGGAGTAGGGGTTGCATAAAAGATAAAGGCCCGAAATCGGGCCTTATTACAAAGGAGACGCCAGCAGAACCTTATTTCAGGTACGCGCCTGAACGCAACGCTTCGATACGCTTGTCCAAGGGCGGGTGTGACATAAACAACTCGCTGAACGACTTGGATTTGCCGTTGATACAGAACGCCATCATGCTGCCCTCTTCCTGTGGCTCGTAGCTGGTTTTCAAACGTTGCAGCGCGGCAATCATCTTCTCGCGTCCGACCAGTTTCGCGGAGCCCGCATCGGCGTGGAATTCACGATGGCGTGAGAACCACATGGTGATGATGCTAGCCAGTATGCCAAACACCAGTTCCAGCACGGTTGCCACCGCAAAGTAAACCAGCGGGTTACCGCTACCGCTCTCCCCCTCGTCGCGGTTACCCGACAGGAAGCCTGACGCCACCTGTGCAAGCAAACGGGAGATAAAGATAACAAAGGTATTCACCACCCCTTGAATCAACGTCATGGTAACCATATCACCATTGGAAATGTGGCTGATTTCATGCGCGATAACGGCTTCCGCCTCATCGCGGTTCATGTTTTGCAGCAAGCCCGTACTGACTGCAACCAGCGACGCGTCACGGCGTGCGCCGGTTGCAAAAGCGTTGATATCAGGGGCATGGTAAACCGCTACCTGAGGCATCGCGATACCGGCCTGCTGTGACTGCGAACGGACAGTTTCCAGCAACCAGCGCTCTGTTTCATTGCGTGGCTGTTCAATCACTTCACCACCGACAGATCGTAATGCCATCCATTTGGACATCAGCAGTGAAACAAACGCACCGCCAAAGCCAAACAGCCCAGCCATAATCATTAAGCCCTGGACACTGCTGGACTGAATTCCCGTCAGGCTGAGAACCAGCCCGAAAACCAACATCACCGCCAGGTTGGTGATCAGGAAAAGTGCAATACGCATCATAGAAGTCTGATTTCCTCTCGCAGAAAAAATAAAGTTTGCAACATCCACATCGTATGGGTTGCGGTGGCATTTTCAAGCATTCTTAACTTATCAGTTACTAAATCCACATAACTTTACATTTTTCAAAAGGAAATTTGTTTTGCGCAGCAAAAAATCCGGGGTCAAAAATGCGCTGGGACCCCATTGAACGAGAGGAAAATACAGGTTCGCGGCGCAGCTTAATAAATGCAGAAACGGCGGGATTGCCCCGCCGTGAGTCATTCAGTTTCAACCGCTCTCTGTCAACTTTGCACCTGCGCCATCTTGGTATTCAGTGAAGCTGAAGGGGCTTGATATTTCGGCGGTTTAATCCACAGCGTAATCACTAATGAAACGGCCGACATAATGATAATCGCGATAAAAGTCGCGTGAAAACCACCCAGTTGCGCCGCAATAATCGAGCCGGACAGCGCGCCAATACCAAATCCCTGATAAATCACGCCGTAATTCTTGCTGTGATTTTTCAGGCCGAAAAAGTCGCCCACGATAGCCGGGAAGACGGTGATATTGCCGCCGAAACAGAAAGCAATGACGCTTACGCAGATAAAGAACAGCACAGGGTTAAGTGGCAGAAAGGTCATAACCGACACCGCGAGGATGGTCATAGACAGCGTAAAGGTGATCACCCGCAGACGGCCGACGTTATCAGAAATCGCGCCCAGCACGATTCGTCCCACCGTATTAAATATCGCAATGGCGGAGACGGCGTTGGCAGCGGTTTCCATATTCATCCCCGCCATCTGCACACCGATGTCTTTCACGATACCGATCAGGTACAAACCGCTCATGCAAGCCGTGAAAAAAATAATGAACAGCAGATAAGATTCTTTTGTCGCCAACATCTCGCTCAGCGAGAAATCACGCGCCTGCCCGTGGGCGGATGCCGTATTCTGAACAGGCGTCGCGGCAGGTTCTTTCAGCAGCGAACTGCCCATCACCACCATCGCCATCACGATGATGCCCCAAAAGAAGAAAGCCTGAGACACGCCGACTTCATCAATCAGGAAACTATTGACATATTTGAACAGCAGGCTGCCCGTGCCGAAAGCCCCTACGGATACGCCAGCAATCAACCCTTTGCGTTCAGGGAACCATTTAATCAGGTTGGATAGCGTGGTGATGTAGGCGGTACCATCGGCAAAACCGACGATGAAGCCCATCAGAATGTAAATAAGAATGAGTGAGGAACTGGCGGCGCTGGCCATCAGACCCAGCCCCAAAATGATCCCGGCTGTCAGGGTCAGGCGGCGAAGGCCTATACGTTCCTGAAATTTCCCGGCAAACAGAGTCGCCAGGGCCAGACAGAAACTGGTGATGGAAAACGTCGTCGCCACCGAACTCAGTGACCAGCCAAATTTATCTACCAGCGGCTGATTGAACAGGCTCCAGGTGTAAATAGTACCCAGTCCCATCTGGGTAATAATCGTACCAACAACAATCAGACCCCGGTTAACAGGTTGCTCGTTCATGGCTTTTCCCCTACATCAAAAAGGTGTCCGAGGTTCTCGGAGCGCTAAAAAATATAAGCTGATGTGATGGAGAAAAGATCGCCAGAAACACGGTCAGCTTATGGGCTGAGGCCAGTATACAAGCGGGCTGACGATGTCTGTTCGAAATGGGAATGAGATGCCTGAAATGCAGAATGAAATGCCTTTAAAGACGCATCAATGACCGGAACTCTTTTACCCGACTGCGGCTGACGGGCACTTCAAAATCCAAATCGTTAAGACGCAGAATATAAGTATTGTTGAACCAGGGCACAATTTCACGGATTTTGGTCAGATTGACACAGTAAGATCGATGACAGCGAAAGAAATACTCTTCCGGCAAGCGGCCACAAAATTCAGTGATATTCATCGGCATGACGAATTCTTCACGCCGGGTATAAACCAGCGTGACCTTTTCCTGCGCGGCGGCGTAATAGATATTATTGATGTCCGTGACGATAATGCGCTCATCTTTCATCAGGTTGATGGTTGGCTGCGCACTCCGCTGGACGCTCACGCTGGCGCCCGGCTCGGCAGCGGCAGGTAACTGCCGCTGCCGCCACGTCGTTTCCAGTTTTTGCAGCATAGTGATGATGCGTGATTCATGATACGGCTTGAGAATATAGTCGAAGGCCTCCACTTCAAAGGCCTTAACCGCATGTTCCTTATAGGCTGTAATAAAGATGATATAAGGCTTGTGGACAAACTTGCTGATATTCTGCGCCAGCCAGACACCATCCAGCGACGGAATATTGATATCCAGAAAGAGGGCATCCACTTCGTTGTGCTGTAGATATTTCAACACATCCAGCCCGTCATCAAAGACGGCGTCAATATTGATATTACTGTGCTGTTTGATCAGATAACTCAACTCTTGCTGAGCGAGGAATTCATCCTCGACAATAATGGCTTTCATTGATGACCTCCTGACAAACCAACTGCCGAATCCGCCTCTTCTGGCCCCTTTCTCATTTCAGTAATTCCCGGTTGCTGTTTATCCGACCGCGGAATATAAAAATAGATTTCCGTTCCCGGTTCTAGACGACGAATATGTAATCCCTCGCCGTAAAGCAAACGAACCCGGTGATGTACATTCAGCAACCCGATTTTATTTCCGGGCATTTCATTGCTCGCCACCCTTTCCATCGTCTCCTGACTGATGCCCGGCCCGGTATCCTTCACCGCCACCAGCAGCCGATTGCCCTGATCTTTTACCGACAGAACGACCGTCCCCTTGCCGCGGCACGGCTGGATACCGTGCACAATGGCATTTTCCACCAGCGGCTGAATTAACAGGCTGGGAATTTTATCGATCAAATCGTCATCGATATCGTAGATAACGGTGAGTTTTGAACCAAATCGTGCCTGTTCAATCGCAATGTAGTCACGAATCTGATAGAGCTCTTTTTTGATATCAATCATCGCGTCATCATTCAGCTCAAGGTTGTAACGCAAATAGCGCGACAAATTGATCACCAGTTGCCGAGCGGTATCGGGATTAATACGAATAGAGGAGGAAATCGCGTTCAAGGCGTTAAAAAGAAAATGGGGATTGATTTTACTCTGCAAGGCGCGCAACTCTGCTTTATTGGCCATATCACGCAACTGTTCCGTGCGGGATACTTCAATCTGCGTTGACATAATCTGCGATAATCCTACGGCCATGACCCGCAATGAATAAGTAATTTTATGGGCATGACAATAATAGATTTTCAGCGTACCTGTCACCTGCCCTTGTTCCCTGAGAGGGATAATAATCATTGAATGAATCTGCGGCGTCAGATGTTGCTCATCATTATTTTTGATAATAATCTTGCCATCTTTAATCGCCTGCTGCGTCATCGGACTGATAATATCGTGAGCAATACGATATTTTTCTTCTCCGATGCCAACATAAGCCAGAATATGCTGTGTATTGGTAATCGCCACCGCATCCGCTTTAATTTCCGTTCGAATGATATTGCAGATAGACCCCAGGGAATCATTATTGATATTACGAAAATAAGGCAGGGTTTTATGGGCGATATCCAACGCAAGTTTAGCCTGTCTGGCGGCGATCATTTCTTTTTCATTAGCAACGCTCTGCACCAACAGTACAATCAGACCGATACAGACGGAGCCTAAAATCATCGGCGCCGCAATTTTGGAAACAATGTCCAACCCCAGTTCAATAGGCGTGGCCCAGGCTACCACCAACAGCATCGTAAGAGACTCGCACAGCATGCCCCCCAGAATACCGATTCTCCACTGCTGCTCTTTTTTTATCTTCTTATTGATATAGCCGGAAATCACACCGGCAATAATGCTGGTAATCAAACAGGGAACAGAAGTAATACCATCAATATCAATCAGATACCGATGAACACCCGCAATCACCCCGGTCGCAATTCCTACCCACGGCCCGAACAGGATACCGCCGGACATCACCGCAATGACACGCACATTAACCAGCGAACCTTCAACATTGATTCCCGAATAAGTACCAAACAGGGCAAACAAGGAAAAAATAGTCGTTACCGTGACACGCTCTCTGGGAGAGTACTGTTCTTTTTGCAATAACTGGCGAAACTGCTGGGTGCGGGTGAGGAAAAACAGGCAGATCAGCATCAGCGCCGCACGATCAAATACCGCGAGTAGCATCTCAAATATTTCGTGCACAGGGAATTCCGGGAAGCAGGCAACAAGAAATTCACTATAGAAAAAATGTGATCCACATTCCACTTTTTAGTGGAACCCCCTGCCCCTAAACAATAAATCCATCATGCCGATCGCCACTCGGCGGGAATATCGAGTTTCAACAACCGGGTGAAATCGTCCGCTGGCATCGGATGACCGAACAAATATCCCTGTGCTTCTTCACAGCCTTTTCTTCTCAAGCGTTCACACTGCTCCTGTGTTTCGACGCCTTCCGCGATGACCCCCAGACAGAAACTATTACCGAGATAAAGTATCGCCCGAACTATCGCCGCGTCTGAAGGAGATTCACACATGTTACGCACGAATGACTGATCAATCTTGAGTCGCGTCACCGGATAGTTTTTCAACATACTCAGCGAAGCGTAACCTGTCCCATAGTCATCAAATGCAATCCCGATGCCCGCATCACGAAGCGCATTTAATGGCTGCAACATATTTTCGTCATATCGCAGAATAATATTTTCGGTGATCTCCAGTTCAAGCGCGCCGGGTTGCAACCCCGTTTGCGTCAGCACATCCATAATTTTCTGCGCCAGCATCCCCGAGCGGAACTGCGCGCTAAACAGATTAATGCTGATACGGAAATTTTTAGCGCCCGCATTACGCCAGCGGGCAGCTTGTTCGCAGGCGGTTTTAACGATCCAGTCGCCAATACGTTCAGCCCACGGCCCCTGCTCCAATGCTGCAATAAACGCCCCCGGGCCCAGCAATCCCTTGAGCGGATGGCGCCAGCGCAGCAGTGCTTCCGCCCCTACGATCTCGTTGCTCTTCAAATTTACCTGCGGTTGATAGAACATCTCAAATTCGCATTGCTCATACGCCCGCCCAAACTCCAGTTGGAAAGCGTGTCTTGCCTGAAAAATTTCACGGAGTTCGCGGGTAAAAAACCGATAACAATTTCGCCCTTCCGACTTGGCCTGATAAAGCGCCAAATCTACACTGGTTAGCAGTTCCTGAGTCGTGGTGCCATGTTCGGGTGACAGCACCATCCCAATACTGGCGCTGATATTAATTTGGTGATCGCCAATAATCATGGGTTGCGAAATCTCATGGATAATCTTTTTCGCGATGCCGGACACAACATGCCGATCATTCATCCCTGAGAACAATAAGGCAAATTCATCGCCTCCCATACGCGCAATCAGAGCGCTGAACCGCACGAGAGACTGAATCTTTTTCGCCACATTAACCAGAATTTGATCGCCACTGGCATGGCCCAGGCTGTCATTTACATCCTTGAAGCCGTCCAAATCGACCATCATTATGCAGGCGGCAGAATCACTTTTCAGCGTGTGCCCCAGAGTGGCAGTCAGCAGCGTGCGGTTAGCCAACCCGGTGAGCGGGTCCATATTTGCCAGTAGATGCAGACGTTCTTCATTACGTCTGCGCTCCGTGACATCGCGCAGGATCACGCTGTAACTGACCGTGGCATTATCTTCCCACATGAAAAGCGACAGTTCGGCGGGCACTATACTACCGCTTTGCGTTCTGACGCTCATTTCATGCACGACGCCGTTGGCTAACGCTTCCCGATCGGCAATCAGCCGGGTTAACCGGACAATAAAAGGCTCGGATACGATGGTATTAATGTTTAACCCCGTCATTTCATCGCCGCTATATTCGAGCATCTTCTGGGCAGCGGCATTACAATAGGTAATAATGCCTTTCTCATCCATGCACATGATGCCGTCAGGCGAGGTGTCGGCGATATTTTCAAACCGAATCTGACTGGCCTTGCGCGCCAAATCCAATCGCCGCATTTCCAGCTTATCCATCACCATCGCCGCCAAATCTTGCAGGCAATGTTCATCTCTGGC
This is a stretch of genomic DNA from Brenneria rubrifaciens. It encodes these proteins:
- the pheM gene encoding pheST operon leader peptide PheM, translated to MHTAIFRFFFYFSA
- the rplT gene encoding 50S ribosomal protein L20 produces the protein MARVKRGVVARARHKKILKQAKGYYGARSRVYRVAFQAVIKAGQYAYRDRRQRKRQFRQLWIARINAAARQNGLSYSKFINGLKKASVEIDRKILADIAVFDKVAFSALVEKAKAALA
- the rpmI gene encoding 50S ribosomal protein L35, with amino-acid sequence MPKIKTVRGAAKRFKKTAKGGFKRKHANLRHILTKKSTKRKRHLRPKGMVSKGDLGLVVACLPYA
- the infC gene encoding translation initiation factor IF-3, whose amino-acid sequence is MKGGKRVQPARPNRINREIRANEVRLTGVEGEQLGIVSLNEALEKAEEAGVDLVEISPNAEPPVCRIMDYGKFLYEKSKATKEQKKKQKVIQVKEIKFRPGTDDGDYQVKLRNLIRFLEDGDKAKITLRFRGREMAHQQIGIEMLNRVRDDLSELAVVESFPSKIEGRQMIMVLAPKKKQ
- the thrS gene encoding threonine--tRNA ligase translates to MPVITLPDGSERQYDHAVSPLDVALDIGPGLAKACIAGRVNGELIDASDKIDTDARLAIITAKDEAGLEIIRHSCAHLLGHAIKQLWPDTKMAIGPVIDNGFYYDVDIDRTLTQEDIDLLEKRMHELAKTDYDVIKKKVSWQEARDTFAARGETYKVAILDENISRDDRPGLYHHEEYVDMCRGPHVPNMRFCHHFKLQKTSGAYWRGDSKNKMLQRIYGTAWADKKQLGSYLQRLEEAAKRDHRKIGKQLDLYHMQEEAPGMVFWHNDGWTIFRELEAFVRMKLKAYQYQEVKGPFMMDRVLWEKTGHWDNYKEAMFTTSSENREYCIKPMNCPGHVQIFNQGLKSYRDLPLRMAEFGSCHRNEPSGSLHGLMRVRGFTQDDAHIFCTEEQVRGEVNSCIKMVYDVYGTFGFEKIAVKLSTRPEKRIGSDEMWDRAEEDLAAALKENGIPFEYQPGEGAFYGPKIEFTLHDCLDRAWQCGTVQLDFSLPGRLNASYVGESNERQVPVMIHRAILGSMERFIGILTEEFAGSFPTWLAPVQAVIMNITDSQSDYVSELTGKLQVAGIRVKADLRNEKIGFKIREHTLRRVPYMLVCGDKEVEAGKVAVRTRRGKDLGSIDVNEVISKLQQEIRSRSLHQLEE
- a CDS encoding YebO family protein gives rise to the protein MVFIALVVVLVMMVWFFINRASVRANDQIKLLREIVEQQRQQLELLKMLVPQETRKEKDDEADETHIQDRDDVALAFKNVIPER
- the kdgR gene encoding DNA-binding transcriptional regulator KdgR, with the protein product MAIADRDKQPDSVSSVLKVFGILQALGEEREIGITELSQRVMMSKSTVYRFLQTMKSLGYVEQEGESEKYSLTLKLFELGAKALQNVDLIRSADIQMRELSALTRETIHLGALDEDGIVYIHKIDSKYNLRMYSRIGRRNPLHSTAIGKVLLAWRDRDEVEQILSTIEFTRSTQHTLSTADALLAQLDLVRGLGYGEDNEEQEEGLRCIAVPVFDRFGVVIAGLSISFPTIRFSEENKRAYAEMLHTAARNISERMGYHKYPF
- the htpX gene encoding protease HtpX — its product is MMRIALFLITNLAVMLVFGLVLSLTGIQSSSVQGLMIMAGLFGFGGAFVSLLMSKWMALRSVGGEVIEQPRNETERWLLETVRSQSQQAGIAMPQVAVYHAPDINAFATGARRDASLVAVSTGLLQNMNRDEAEAVIAHEISHISNGDMVTMTLIQGVVNTFVIFISRLLAQVASGFLSGNRDEGESGSGNPLVYFAVATVLELVFGILASIITMWFSRHREFHADAGSAKLVGREKMIAALQRLKTSYEPQEEGSMMAFCINGKSKSFSELFMSHPPLDKRIEALRSGAYLK
- a CDS encoding L-lactate MFS transporter, whose product is MNEQPVNRGLIVVGTIITQMGLGTIYTWSLFNQPLVDKFGWSLSSVATTFSITSFCLALATLFAGKFQERIGLRRLTLTAGIILGLGLMASAASSSLILIYILMGFIVGFADGTAYITTLSNLIKWFPERKGLIAGVSVGAFGTGSLLFKYVNSFLIDEVGVSQAFFFWGIIVMAMVVMGSSLLKEPAATPVQNTASAHGQARDFSLSEMLATKESYLLFIIFFTACMSGLYLIGIVKDIGVQMAGMNMETAANAVSAIAIFNTVGRIVLGAISDNVGRLRVITFTLSMTILAVSVMTFLPLNPVLFFICVSVIAFCFGGNITVFPAIVGDFFGLKNHSKNYGVIYQGFGIGALSGSIIAAQLGGFHATFIAIIIMSAVSLVITLWIKPPKYQAPSASLNTKMAQVQS
- a CDS encoding LytR/AlgR family response regulator transcription factor, which gives rise to MKAIIVEDEFLAQQELSYLIKQHSNINIDAVFDDGLDVLKYLQHNEVDALFLDINIPSLDGVWLAQNISKFVHKPYIIFITAYKEHAVKAFEVEAFDYILKPYHESRIITMLQKLETTWRQRQLPAAAEPGASVSVQRSAQPTINLMKDERIIVTDINNIYYAAAQEKVTLVYTRREEFVMPMNITEFCGRLPEEYFFRCHRSYCVNLTKIREIVPWFNNTYILRLNDLDFEVPVSRSRVKEFRSLMRL
- a CDS encoding sensor histidine kinase — translated: MHEIFEMLLAVFDRAALMLICLFFLTRTQQFRQLLQKEQYSPRERVTVTTIFSLFALFGTYSGINVEGSLVNVRVIAVMSGGILFGPWVGIATGVIAGVHRYLIDIDGITSVPCLITSIIAGVISGYINKKIKKEQQWRIGILGGMLCESLTMLLVVAWATPIELGLDIVSKIAAPMILGSVCIGLIVLLVQSVANEKEMIAARQAKLALDIAHKTLPYFRNINNDSLGSICNIIRTEIKADAVAITNTQHILAYVGIGEEKYRIAHDIISPMTQQAIKDGKIIIKNNDEQHLTPQIHSMIIIPLREQGQVTGTLKIYYCHAHKITYSLRVMAVGLSQIMSTQIEVSRTEQLRDMANKAELRALQSKINPHFLFNALNAISSSIRINPDTARQLVINLSRYLRYNLELNDDAMIDIKKELYQIRDYIAIEQARFGSKLTVIYDIDDDLIDKIPSLLIQPLVENAIVHGIQPCRGKGTVVLSVKDQGNRLLVAVKDTGPGISQETMERVASNEMPGNKIGLLNVHHRVRLLYGEGLHIRRLEPGTEIYFYIPRSDKQQPGITEMRKGPEEADSAVGLSGGHQ